The following nucleotide sequence is from Ensifer adhaerens.
GCTCGAGCGTGGCGACATCGACGCCGGCTTTGCCAAGGCGAAGAACATTCTCGAAGGCGAGATGCGCATCGGCGGCCAGGACCACTTCTATCTGGAAGGCCAGATCTCGTTTGCCATTCCCGGTGAGGACGACGAGGTGCTCGTCTATTCCTCGACCCAGCACCCGGCCGAGACGCAGCACATGGTCGCGACCGTGCTTGGCGTGCCGTCGAACGCGGTCACCGTGAATGTGCGCCGCATGGGCGGCGGTTTCGGCGGCAAGGAAACCCAGGCCAACATTTTCGCCGCCGTTGCGGCCGTCGCTGCCAAGAAATACCGCTGCCCGGTCAAGGTTCGGCCGGACCGCGACGACGACATGAGCGCCACCGGCAAGCGTCACGACTTCCACGTAGACTACAAGCTCGGCTTCGACGACGAGGGCCACATCGAGGCGGTGGACGCTGTCTTTTCGGCACGCTGCGGTTACTCGGCTGATCTCTCGGGTCCGGTCACCGACCGTGCGCTCTTCCATGCCGACAACTGCTATTTCTATCCGAACGTGCGCCTGCGCTCGCGTCCGCTGAAGACCAACACCGTTTCCAACACCGCGTTCCGCGGTTTTGGCGGCCCTCAAGGGATGGTCGGTGGCGAACGAATGATCGAGGACATCGCCTATGCCATCGGCAAGGACCCGCTGGAAATCCGCAAGCTGAACTTCTATGGCGGCGAGGGCCGAAACCTCACGCCCTATCACCAGACCGTGGAAGACAACATCATCGGCCGCATTATCGAGGAACTGGAAACCTCGGCGGATTATGCCAAGCGTCGCGAAGCGGTGATCGCGTTTAACCGCGAGAGCAATGTGGTTAAGCGCGGCATCGCGCTGACGCCGGTAAAGTTCGGCATCTCCTTCACCAAGACCGAGTACAACCAGGCCGGCGCGCTTGTGCATGTCTATACGGATGGTTCGATCCATCTGAACCATGGCGGCACCGAGATGGGGCAGGGGCTCTATACCAAGGTCGCCCAAGTGGTGGCCGACGAGTTCCAGGTCGATCTCGACCGGATCAAGGTGACGGCGACGACGACCGGCAAGGTGCCGAACACGTCTGCAACCGCGGCGTCCTCCGGCTCCGATCTCAACGGCATGGCCGCTGCCAATGCCGCCCAACAGATCAAGGAACGGCTGGTCAAGTTTGCTGCCGAGCGCTGGAACGTCGCCGAGGCCGATGTCGCCTTCGAACCGAACGTGGTGCGGATCGGAGCGGAACGCTTGAGCTTCAACGAGTTCATCAAGATCGCCTATGGCGCCCGCATCCAGCTTTCGGCCGCCGGTTTCTACAAGACGCCGAAGATCCACTGGAACCGCGCCGAAGGCCGGGGCCGGCCGTTCTTCTACTACGCCTATGGCGCCTCGTGCTCCGAGGTCAGCGTCGATACGCTGACCGGTGAATATCAGGTCGACCGCACCGACATCCTGCACGATGTCGGCCGCTCGCTGAACCCGGCGCTCGATCTTGGTCAGGTCGAAGGCGCCTTCGTTCAGGGCATGGGCTGGCTGACGACGGAAGAGCTCTGGTGGGATGCCAAGGGCCGGCTGCGCACGCACGCGCCCTCGACCTACAAGATCCCGCTGGCATCCGATCGCCCGCGCGTCTTCAACACCCGGCTTGCCGAGTGGTCGGTCAACCGCGAAGAAACGATTCGCCGCTCGAAGGCTGTCGGCGAACCGCCTTTCATGCTCGGCATCTCCGTGCTGGAAGCCTTGTCGATGGCGGCCGCGAGCGTTGCGGAGTATCGTATAGCACCGCGCCTTGATGCGCCGGCAACGCCGGAACGGGTGTTGATGGCGATCGAGCGGCTGCGGGCGGCCGCACGGCAGAAAGGGTAACAGGGGCTGATTGTCATGGTGGCGAGCCGCGAGGATATCAGGGACTTTCTCCGACGCGAGCGCGACTGCGTGCTTGTGGAGGTGACCGGTGCCGCCGGTTCGACGCCACGCGATACCGACGCCTGGATGCTCGTCGCCGCCGATAGCCTGTTCGGCACGATCGGCGGCGGGCAACTCGAATACATGGCGATCGACCATGGCCGGCGGGCGCTGAAGCGCGGCGACGCGCCGGAGGCGATGACGATCCCGCTCGGACCGGAGATCGGCCAGTGTTGCGGCGGGCGCGTGGCGCTTGCCTTCACACGAATCGATCGGGAGAAAGCCGCCATGCTGATTGAATGCAGCGACCTGGAAATCGCCAGCCGGCCGCATGTCTATGTCTTCGGCGCGGGCCATGTCGGCGATGCACTGGTGATGGCGCTCTCCCTGGTGCCGGTGCGCACCGTTCTCGTCGATACCCGCGAGAACGAGCTTTCGGCCGTTGCCGACATTCCCGGCATCGAGACCTGCCTGACGGCGATGCCGGAGGCAGTGGTGCGCGACGCGCCTCCCGGCAGCGCCTTCGTCATCCTCACCCACGACCACGCGCTCGACTTCCTGATCGCGGCAGAAGCGCTTCGCCGCGACGATGCCTCCTATGTCGGTATGATCGGGTCGAAGACGAAGCGCTCCACTTTCAAGAACTGGCTGTCGCGCGAGATCGGTCGACCGGACCTCTTCGACCGGCTGGTCTGCCCGATCGGCGGCACGACGGTGAAGGACAAGCGGCCAGCGGTGATCGCTGCGCTTGCCGCCGCCGAAGTCATGGCGGCTGCGCTCAATTTTCGCCAGCCGGTACAAGCGGACATCTCGCGTCGGCCGGCTGCCGCCAAGCTTGCTCGTTAGCAAATCCGCCCGTCAGCGGAGCGCCGTTTCGCCCCGGTGCGCACCGCTGAGGTGGAGCGCAAAGCCGTTGATGCGCGGGTCGCCGACCTCCGGTCGGAGTTCAAGCGTCGGGATCGCATAGTCCCCGCCGTTCTGCCGGCGATAGGGAATGGGCGCAGTTGTCGCGAGCGTGTGCATTCTTTCTTTCAGTTGTTCCGCTGTGGCTTGAAAACCAGCGTCGTCAAGGCTGTCGACGCGGTAGGCGACGAACGGCGGGAGCACGTCGTAACCGGGATAGAAGAGGATCCCGTGGTTGATCGGGAAGAGCAGGTCGTCGATCGGCCCGTTCACGCCCCGCGGCGAATAGTGCTCCTCCCAGCCGCCCGTCGTCACGACAAGCATGGCGCGTTTGCCGGCCAGCGTTCCCTCGCCGAAGCGCCTGCCCCAATATTTGTCGCTGTGCT
It contains:
- the xdhB gene encoding xanthine dehydrogenase molybdopterin binding subunit — protein: MNVMQPIDRIRGGVHENERHESGHKHVSGTAEYIDDIPEPQGTLHGYLGLSQRAHADILSIDFEAVNASEGVIGVLTAADIPGENDISPAHKHDEPIFVTDKVEFHGQPIFAVVATSREAARRAAAKVKIEYRDLPHVTDVLEAAAANYPLVIDPLKLERGDIDAGFAKAKNILEGEMRIGGQDHFYLEGQISFAIPGEDDEVLVYSSTQHPAETQHMVATVLGVPSNAVTVNVRRMGGGFGGKETQANIFAAVAAVAAKKYRCPVKVRPDRDDDMSATGKRHDFHVDYKLGFDDEGHIEAVDAVFSARCGYSADLSGPVTDRALFHADNCYFYPNVRLRSRPLKTNTVSNTAFRGFGGPQGMVGGERMIEDIAYAIGKDPLEIRKLNFYGGEGRNLTPYHQTVEDNIIGRIIEELETSADYAKRREAVIAFNRESNVVKRGIALTPVKFGISFTKTEYNQAGALVHVYTDGSIHLNHGGTEMGQGLYTKVAQVVADEFQVDLDRIKVTATTTGKVPNTSATAASSGSDLNGMAAANAAQQIKERLVKFAAERWNVAEADVAFEPNVVRIGAERLSFNEFIKIAYGARIQLSAAGFYKTPKIHWNRAEGRGRPFFYYAYGASCSEVSVDTLTGEYQVDRTDILHDVGRSLNPALDLGQVEGAFVQGMGWLTTEELWWDAKGRLRTHAPSTYKIPLASDRPRVFNTRLAEWSVNREETIRRSKAVGEPPFMLGISVLEALSMAAASVAEYRIAPRLDAPATPERVLMAIERLRAAARQKG
- the xdhC gene encoding xanthine dehydrogenase accessory protein XdhC; the encoded protein is MASREDIRDFLRRERDCVLVEVTGAAGSTPRDTDAWMLVAADSLFGTIGGGQLEYMAIDHGRRALKRGDAPEAMTIPLGPEIGQCCGGRVALAFTRIDREKAAMLIECSDLEIASRPHVYVFGAGHVGDALVMALSLVPVRTVLVDTRENELSAVADIPGIETCLTAMPEAVVRDAPPGSAFVILTHDHALDFLIAAEALRRDDASYVGMIGSKTKRSTFKNWLSREIGRPDLFDRLVCPIGGTTVKDKRPAVIAALAAAEVMAAALNFRQPVQADISRRPAAAKLAR
- a CDS encoding NAD(P)H-dependent oxidoreductase translates to MFYQSQDLDAIGVVTDLYAEGWKSEIGRADFPALAPDARFKPSRASKEAFATDTLTADVKTEQEKLLWADALILQFPLWWYSMPAILKGWVDRVYAYGFAYGVGEHSDKYWGRRFGEGTLAGKRAMLVVTTGGWEEHYSPRGVNGPIDDLLFPINHGILFYPGYDVLPPFVAYRVDSLDDAGFQATAEQLKERMHTLATTAPIPYRRQNGGDYAIPTLELRPEVGDPRINGFALHLSGAHRGETALR